One window of the Colletotrichum destructivum chromosome 4, complete sequence genome contains the following:
- a CDS encoding Putative Rhomboid-like superfamily protein, translated as MSFTNAPVTRTLVLGLVTSSIAASLLDVKHYFYIVVDTHLWRYHQIWRLLAYQLCCTNSSEVLFASMTLYHLRVIEQIWGSRKYASFVAVSALFTAVVPPVLLSLVLRPLTVGMFNYMPAGPTPIIFAILAQYHAVIPHIYRYRVAASSAPPTTDEFVGLTFSDKSYRYALALQLALFQWPGSLLGAAIGWVVGYSWRNDLLPGAVTKWRLPGWMVGVRTQRRRGEFEGLRRRLEGEGSSATTSGAQGQADGDAGRRRPTEQGRRED; from the exons ATGTCCTTCACGAATGCGCCGGTGACGCGCACTCTCGTTCTTGGCTTGGTGACAAGCTCCATCGCGGCCAGCCTGCTCGACGTCAAGCACTACTTTTACATTGTCGTCGATACCCATCTCTGGCGGTATCATCAAATATGGCGCCTTCTGGCGTATCAACTATGTTGCACCAACTCGAGCGAGGTGCTTTTCGCCTCAATGACACTCTACCACCTGAGGGTCATAGAACAGATATGGGGCTCGAGAAAATACGCG TCATTCGTGGCTGTTTCCGCGCTATTCACAGCAGTCGTGCCTCCTGTTCTCTTGTCCCTCGTTCTGCGCCCGCTGACAGTTGGCATGTTTAACTACATGCCGGCTGGACCAACCCCGATTATCTTTGCGATACTGGCGCAGTATCATGCCGTGATCCCACACATTTACCGTTACCGCGttgcggcgtcgtcggcaccaCCTACAACCGACGAGTTTGTCGGACTGACATTCTCAGACAAGTCATACCGCTATGCTCTCGCGTTGCAGCTGGCCCTCTTTCAATGGCCGGGCTCGCTGCTTGGGGCCGCTATTGGCTGGGTTGTGGGGTACTCGTGGAGGAACGACTTGCTGCCAGGAGCAGTGACAAAATGGCGCCTTCCGGGATGGATGGTCGGCGTCAGAACACAAAGAAGACGGGGCGAGTTCGAagggcttcgtcggcggctggaaggggagggctCATCCGCCACCACATCTGGTGCGCAAGGCCAAGCTGACGGGGACGCTGGACGGAGGAGACCTACCGAACAGGGCAGGCGAGAGGACTGA